Proteins from a single region of Anaerolineae bacterium:
- a CDS encoding peptidoglycan DD-metalloendopeptidase family protein produces MLSGKGMWLWEIDHTEAHPARMVELARAADIEHILVKLSDGEYSYPIPATDPDGRKERLTHDVIVAFRKAGITVWGWGFVYGSEVDQEAQAHRLAARVRQYELPGAAINAEDYGRYRWSAPGGVDRARRFIETLRNDLAGVAGGVLTALSSYRYPSWHPDFPFAAFMAACDIAMPQVYWPSQDGGDPVRTLEDSYQEYRAAFPDKPFIPTGSAYGEYYGSGAGRFFWSARPDQIALFLHRARTLGCPAANLWSWQHARNDSANRDYPGTQLWDAAAAYDYTATPVDPIPRPQAGPESVIITVGSAGYHDGVYDRASGGFREFTRGGERLKSAPTSRARSSVWAAWVPESLAPGVYEIAAWVPGVNADTRRARYAIHGVAGCVTPLRVEINQGQFYDTWASLGVFALDGAQSRRGMVNLTNLTGEEGRRIAFGALRWRLVDPASGEESGEPADTPAGLADGFDPPIGTLAERRGDAVWPGEWVDSTGFGTRYTDSGGNAAYHTGADLNLNRPSWNRDAGMPVYAVASGVVVYVGSPGLWGNIVIIRHDPLAPGGPVVYSRSAHLAAVNVRIGQRVRRGEPLGTIGRPRGGTEHLHFDISPTEALAIRPNDWPGLDRARLLRDYVDPRAFIRRNRPR; encoded by the coding sequence ATGCTCAGCGGCAAAGGGATGTGGCTGTGGGAGATCGACCACACGGAGGCCCATCCGGCGCGGATGGTAGAACTGGCCCGTGCAGCAGATATTGAGCACATCCTGGTCAAACTGAGCGACGGCGAGTACAGTTACCCGATCCCGGCCACTGATCCGGACGGCCGCAAGGAGCGCCTGACGCACGATGTGATCGTGGCTTTTCGCAAGGCCGGGATCACCGTGTGGGGCTGGGGTTTCGTCTATGGCAGCGAAGTTGATCAGGAAGCGCAGGCCCACCGCCTGGCGGCGCGAGTACGCCAGTACGAATTGCCCGGCGCGGCGATCAACGCCGAGGACTATGGCCGCTATCGCTGGTCGGCGCCCGGCGGCGTGGACCGCGCCCGGCGCTTTATAGAAACACTCAGGAATGATCTGGCGGGGGTTGCCGGCGGCGTGTTGACCGCGCTCAGTTCCTACCGCTACCCCAGCTGGCACCCAGATTTCCCGTTTGCGGCGTTCATGGCTGCCTGTGACATCGCCATGCCACAGGTCTACTGGCCGTCACAGGACGGCGGCGATCCGGTCCGTACCCTGGAGGATAGCTATCAGGAATACCGCGCCGCTTTTCCAGATAAACCTTTCATCCCCACCGGCTCAGCCTACGGCGAATACTACGGTTCCGGCGCCGGGCGTTTTTTCTGGTCAGCCCGGCCTGATCAGATCGCGTTATTCCTGCACCGGGCCAGAACGCTGGGCTGTCCGGCGGCTAACCTGTGGAGCTGGCAGCACGCCCGTAATGACAGCGCCAACCGCGACTATCCTGGCACACAACTCTGGGATGCAGCAGCAGCCTACGATTACACAGCGACACCGGTTGACCCGATCCCCAGGCCTCAGGCTGGCCCGGAGAGCGTGATCATCACGGTGGGTAGTGCAGGCTACCATGATGGCGTCTATGACCGGGCTTCTGGTGGCTTTCGCGAGTTTACCCGTGGAGGAGAACGCCTGAAAAGCGCGCCGACCAGCCGCGCCCGTAGCAGTGTGTGGGCAGCCTGGGTGCCGGAGTCGCTGGCCCCCGGCGTCTATGAGATTGCCGCCTGGGTGCCGGGCGTCAACGCCGATACCCGCCGGGCGCGCTATGCGATCCACGGCGTGGCCGGTTGCGTCACGCCGCTGCGGGTGGAGATCAATCAGGGGCAATTCTACGACACCTGGGCTTCGCTGGGGGTCTTTGCGCTGGATGGGGCGCAGTCCCGGCGTGGCATGGTTAACCTGACTAACCTGACTGGGGAAGAAGGCCGCCGGATCGCTTTTGGCGCGCTGCGCTGGCGGCTGGTTGACCCGGCTTCCGGCGAGGAAAGCGGGGAGCCAGCCGATACGCCCGCTGGCCTGGCCGATGGCTTTGACCCGCCGATAGGCACGCTGGCGGAACGCCGGGGCGACGCCGTCTGGCCTGGCGAGTGGGTGGATTCGACCGGTTTCGGCACCCGTTATACCGACAGCGGTGGCAACGCCGCCTATCACACCGGCGCTGACCTGAACCTCAACCGGCCTTCGTGGAACCGCGATGCCGGGATGCCGGTCTACGCTGTCGCCAGTGGCGTGGTGGTATATGTGGGCAGCCCCGGCCTGTGGGGCAACATCGTGATCATCCGCCACGATCCCCTGGCTCCCGGTGGGCCGGTGGTGTATTCGCGCTCAGCGCACCTGGCAGCGGTGAACGTCCGCATCGGGCAGCGGGTCAGACGGGGCGAGCCGCTGGGGACAATTGGCCGACCCCGCGGGGGAACCGAACACCTGCACTTTGACATCAGCCCCACCGAGGCGCTGGCTATCAGGCCTAACGACTGGCCCGGCCTGGATCGGGCGCGGCTGCTGCGCGATTACGTCGACCCGCGGGCATTCATCCGCCGCAACCGGCCTCGCTGA
- a CDS encoding 4-vinyl reductase, with protein sequence MVEPQMDQPPLMAGNERRYTYPNRMGRILLLSYEEVLGRTGLQALLNLAGYAHYAQSPPPNNSDRQFSFEVIGGLTQALLDMYGPRSARGIALRVGRVCFKHGIREYGPMMGLAELTFHLLPFSIKLSQGARAFCELFNRQTDQIVRLQDTPEALFWIIERNPVCWGVTADRPCCHVAVGLLQESLLWLSGGKTFQVEETTCMGCGDEVCTITITKKPLD encoded by the coding sequence GTGGTTGAGCCGCAGATGGATCAGCCCCCGCTGATGGCGGGCAACGAGCGACGTTACACCTATCCGAACCGGATGGGGCGTATCCTGTTGCTCTCTTACGAGGAGGTGCTGGGCCGTACCGGCTTGCAGGCATTGCTCAACCTGGCCGGGTATGCCCATTATGCCCAGTCCCCCCCGCCCAATAATTCAGATCGGCAGTTCAGCTTTGAGGTCATCGGCGGCCTGACCCAGGCCTTGCTGGATATGTACGGGCCACGCAGCGCGCGCGGCATTGCCCTGCGGGTGGGGCGGGTGTGCTTCAAGCACGGCATCCGCGAATACGGACCGATGATGGGGTTGGCTGAACTTACCTTCCATCTGCTGCCGTTCAGCATCAAGCTTTCCCAGGGCGCCAGGGCGTTTTGCGAGCTGTTCAACCGCCAGACAGACCAGATCGTGCGGCTCCAGGACACCCCGGAGGCTCTGTTCTGGATCATTGAACGCAATCCGGTGTGCTGGGGGGTGACCGCTGATCGCCCGTGTTGCCATGTTGCCGTCGGCCTGCTGCAGGAATCCCTGCTGTGGCTGAGCGGCGGCAAGACCTTCCAGGTGGAAGAGACGACCTGCATGGGCTGTGGTGATGAGGTCTGCACGATTACCATCACCAAAAAACCACTTGACTGA
- a CDS encoding alpha/beta hydrolase, translated as MASLVTDQGIVHYETYGRGRPVLLLHGWLGSWALWRDTIEVLGREFKTYSLDFWGFGTSSPIEEGFSFSVPNFVELVNQFMDQLGIRQAPLIGHSMGGTVSLGTAIKYPERVTKVGVVGSPIVGSSLNLLLKASGYRAVARFFFISPPAVKLFLRGYAYFMANDGARMSRMIAEDFSQVTVNSFFESIGTLRRTDLRPALSRLRIPTLGIYGRKDIIVHPNQHRVLTAGVPHAQVHLFQNSGHFVMLDEPEKFHEIVLGFLRSA; from the coding sequence GTGGCGTCACTGGTAACTGATCAGGGCATTGTCCATTATGAGACGTATGGTCGGGGGCGGCCCGTCCTGCTCCTGCATGGCTGGCTTGGCTCCTGGGCACTGTGGCGGGACACGATCGAAGTCCTGGGGCGGGAATTCAAGACCTACTCCCTGGACTTCTGGGGCTTTGGAACCAGCAGCCCGATTGAGGAAGGCTTCAGCTTTTCGGTGCCCAACTTTGTCGAACTGGTTAACCAGTTCATGGATCAGCTGGGGATTCGCCAGGCGCCGCTGATCGGCCATTCGATGGGCGGGACAGTCTCGCTGGGCACGGCCATCAAATATCCGGAACGGGTAACTAAGGTTGGGGTGGTTGGATCGCCGATTGTCGGGTCGTCGCTGAACCTGTTGCTCAAGGCATCTGGCTACAGGGCGGTAGCGCGGTTCTTCTTCATTTCACCACCGGCGGTCAAGCTATTCCTGCGCGGCTATGCTTACTTCATGGCTAATGACGGCGCCCGGATGTCCCGGATGATCGCCGAGGATTTTTCCCAGGTCACCGTCAATTCGTTCTTTGAGAGTATTGGCACCCTGCGCCGGACCGATCTCCGCCCGGCGCTGTCCAGGTTGCGCATCCCAACGCTAGGCATCTATGGGCGCAAGGACATCATTGTCCATCCGAACCAGCACCGTGTGCTGACCGCCGGCGTGCCCCATGCCCAGGTACACCTCTTTCAAAATTCCGGTCATTTTGTCATGCTGGATGAACCGGAGAAGTTTCACGAGATTGTCCTTGGCTTTTTGCGCAGCGCCTAG
- a CDS encoding response regulator, producing MSPAVLIIEDEPEVLTLLTRMLQREDCQIIPALGGENALQALQQYTPDIILLDLAMPGINGLDLLEAIQGMPHLSNTKVIVITARPMMVEEARQYNVVARIFLKPVRAIQLLHTVHELLDTTA from the coding sequence ATGAGTCCTGCCGTCTTGATCATCGAAGATGAACCGGAAGTGCTGACGCTGCTCACGCGGATGCTTCAGCGTGAGGATTGCCAGATCATCCCCGCTTTGGGCGGAGAAAACGCCCTGCAGGCCCTTCAGCAATACACCCCGGATATCATCCTTCTCGATCTGGCCATGCCGGGAATCAACGGCCTTGACCTGCTGGAAGCTATCCAGGGGATGCCCCACCTGAGCAACACCAAAGTCATCGTTATCACTGCCCGCCCGATGATGGTGGAGGAAGCCCGGCAGTACAATGTCGTCGCCCGCATCTTCCTCAAGCCCGTGCGGGCTATCCAGCTTCTGCACACCGTCCACGAACTACTGGATACCACAGCCTGA
- a CDS encoding SOS response-associated peptidase, which produces MCGRFTLTVNPEVVQLAFALESVPANYTPRYNIAPTQPVLALTNEGHRRATMLRWGLIPAWAKDPSIGNSLINARSETLAEKPAFRHAFRRRRCVIFADGFYEWQRLPDGRRRPMYIRLASGEPFALAGLWEIWQPSHSDEALRTCTIVTTRPNAFMASIHARMPVILDRAVVEDWLTPGDVDPLELMPLLAPLEMLPLTAYEVSRAVNSPHTDVPDLIRPLPASPPPDRLL; this is translated from the coding sequence ATGTGTGGCCGTTTTACCCTGACCGTCAATCCAGAAGTCGTCCAGCTGGCATTTGCCCTGGAGTCTGTCCCGGCCAATTACACGCCGCGCTATAACATCGCGCCAACCCAGCCGGTGCTGGCCCTGACCAACGAGGGCCACCGCCGTGCCACCATGCTCCGCTGGGGGCTGATCCCGGCCTGGGCCAAAGATCCATCCATTGGCAATAGCCTGATCAACGCCCGGTCAGAGACGCTGGCGGAAAAGCCGGCCTTCCGACATGCCTTCCGGCGACGCCGTTGTGTGATCTTCGCCGATGGCTTCTATGAATGGCAGCGTCTGCCGGATGGCCGCAGACGGCCAATGTATATCCGGCTGGCCAGCGGAGAGCCATTTGCGCTGGCCGGGCTATGGGAGATATGGCAGCCCTCTCACAGCGACGAGGCGCTGCGCACCTGCACCATCGTCACCACCCGCCCCAACGCCTTCATGGCGTCAATCCATGCCCGGATGCCCGTGATCCTTGACCGCGCTGTTGTGGAGGACTGGTTAACGCCCGGCGATGTGGATCCCCTGGAACTGATGCCCCTGCTGGCTCCACTGGAGATGCTGCCCTTAACCGCCTACGAAGTCTCCAGGGCAGTCAACAGCCCGCATACTGACGTACCCGATCTGATTCGCCCGCTGCCCGCTTCGCCACCGCCAGATCGACTGTTGTAG
- a CDS encoding LysM peptidoglycan-binding domain-containing protein, with protein sequence MNRRALIVFVILNIAISVGVALLVITWWQSNQAVAPGEPMVQVFEVIITATPGPTQTPWIVTVVGNETPDFSAIQSGEPTIAPTLNPEILPAIATSAALTQAAVSSSGAEERTYTVVSGDSPSTIAQRFEVDLDDLLCANDLGTVDDPEYIYPGQVLIIPGADFVCGLALVPPTEVPTAQIATPVGVAALATPVPTVTLAPTAEDAQVVIAQVVGANDVTREEVFINNLGGLVDLRGWTLYDTEGNIYTFPEYRLFPGAGVRVFTRIGENTPAALFWGETRAIWQPGDVISLANASGVVQSTLRVP encoded by the coding sequence ATGAACAGACGCGCTTTGATTGTATTTGTGATCCTGAACATCGCCATTTCTGTTGGGGTGGCCCTGCTGGTCATCACCTGGTGGCAGTCTAACCAGGCTGTGGCGCCGGGTGAGCCAATGGTGCAGGTCTTTGAGGTGATCATCACGGCCACGCCTGGGCCAACCCAGACGCCCTGGATCGTCACGGTCGTGGGCAATGAAACGCCGGATTTCAGCGCAATCCAGTCGGGCGAGCCGACGATTGCCCCTACGCTCAACCCGGAAATCCTGCCCGCGATCGCCACCAGCGCGGCGCTGACCCAGGCCGCCGTCAGCAGCAGCGGCGCTGAGGAGCGCACCTACACGGTGGTCAGCGGCGACAGCCCGTCCACGATCGCCCAGCGCTTTGAGGTCGATCTGGACGATCTGCTGTGCGCCAACGATCTGGGGACGGTCGACGACCCTGAGTACATCTATCCCGGCCAGGTGCTGATCATCCCCGGCGCGGATTTCGTCTGCGGTCTGGCGCTGGTCCCGCCGACTGAGGTCCCGACGGCCCAGATCGCCACACCGGTGGGGGTGGCGGCGCTGGCTACCCCGGTTCCCACGGTAACCCTGGCACCTACCGCGGAAGATGCCCAGGTGGTGATCGCTCAGGTCGTGGGCGCCAACGACGTAACCCGTGAGGAAGTGTTCATCAACAACCTGGGCGGTCTGGTTGATCTGCGCGGCTGGACACTCTACGACACTGAGGGTAACATCTACACCTTTCCGGAATACCGGCTGTTCCCCGGCGCGGGCGTACGCGTCTTCACCCGCATCGGCGAGAACACCCCGGCAGCCCTGTTCTGGGGAGAAACGCGGGCGATCTGGCAGCCCGGAGACGTGATCAGCCTGGCCAATGCCAGTGGCGTGGTGCAGTCCACCCTGCGCGTGCCCTAG
- a CDS encoding DUF4388 domain-containing protein, with product MALKGNLRDFSTTQLLNLINLAKKTGILKIYEGIPTTERDANDRIKYVPGTERASVAFREGKLVHASMGNQDGNLATVLYKAGKLNQRQAQVIRERASNTSDKALALLLIQANYVTQVDIVTSIQQYMLDIIYDLLTWSEGPFLFHEGQLVGDDRITVPVDLEDVIMEASRRIREVALLNEELPNLDLALKFPEAPGDKFKGLHLSQDEWRVVSFVNPKNSIRQIAKATNLSDTQIRRIVYGLLQAGLVELVRPPEMVEQARQAAALRRRREMSQVQPTVINKLIERIRTL from the coding sequence ATGGCGCTTAAAGGTAATCTCAGAGACTTCAGCACGACCCAGCTTTTGAACCTCATCAATCTTGCCAAGAAGACCGGTATCCTGAAGATATACGAGGGTATCCCTACCACCGAGAGAGACGCGAACGACAGGATCAAGTATGTGCCCGGCACTGAGCGGGCGAGCGTCGCCTTCAGGGAGGGAAAGCTGGTTCATGCGTCAATGGGCAACCAGGACGGAAACCTGGCTACCGTGCTTTATAAGGCTGGCAAGCTTAACCAGCGCCAGGCTCAGGTGATCCGCGAACGCGCCAGCAACACCAGCGACAAGGCGCTGGCTTTGTTGTTGATCCAGGCCAATTACGTCACCCAGGTTGATATTGTCACCAGCATTCAGCAGTATATGCTGGACATCATCTACGACCTCCTGACCTGGTCGGAAGGGCCATTCCTGTTTCATGAAGGTCAGCTGGTTGGTGATGACCGGATCACTGTCCCGGTTGACCTTGAAGACGTGATCATGGAAGCCAGCCGCCGCATCCGTGAGGTGGCGCTGCTGAACGAGGAGTTGCCCAACCTCGACCTGGCGCTGAAATTCCCTGAGGCGCCGGGTGACAAGTTCAAGGGGCTTCACCTCAGCCAGGATGAATGGCGTGTAGTTTCCTTTGTTAATCCCAAGAATTCGATCCGCCAGATTGCCAAAGCGACCAACCTGAGCGACACCCAGATTCGGCGGATTGTCTACGGGTTGCTGCAGGCGGGACTGGTGGAACTGGTCCGCCCACCGGAGATGGTGGAGCAGGCCCGTCAGGCGGCGGCCCTGCGTCGCCGCCGGGAGATGTCCCAGGTGCAGCCAACCGTCATCAACAAGCTTATCGAACGTATCCGGACGCTTTAG
- a CDS encoding metallophosphoesterase yields the protein MSTVLSRRRFLKMLAGGVAGLGVTGIGASAYITCIEPYWLSHSAVTTPLRHLPPAFEGFTIAHISDLHMGDWITAAQLEEVAAQVNALAPDLIAVTGDIASRAYRGLQADITRFLRSLRAREGVAATLGNHDHWLDARTVRRAILDADTWLLWNTHAEVRRGGDTLYIVGVDDVWEHEDDLDEALAEVPPEAVATVLLAHEPDFADEAAATGRIGLQLSGHSHGGQVRLPGIGAPVLPRLGRRYDMGLYTLAGMRLYVNRGIGMTAPYVRFNCPPEITLITLTATTNLQS from the coding sequence ATGAGCACTGTACTTTCCCGCCGCAGGTTCCTGAAGATGCTGGCCGGTGGGGTTGCCGGTCTGGGTGTCACCGGGATCGGCGCATCGGCTTACATCACCTGCATCGAGCCTTACTGGCTGAGCCATAGCGCGGTAACCACCCCCCTGCGGCACCTGCCGCCCGCGTTCGAAGGTTTCACCATTGCGCACATCAGTGATCTACACATGGGCGACTGGATCACGGCGGCGCAGCTGGAGGAAGTCGCGGCGCAGGTGAACGCGCTGGCCCCTGACCTGATCGCCGTCACCGGGGATATCGCCAGCCGTGCTTACCGCGGTCTGCAGGCCGATATCACCCGCTTCCTGCGTTCTCTGCGTGCCCGCGAGGGGGTGGCGGCCACGCTGGGCAACCATGACCACTGGCTGGACGCCCGCACTGTGCGGCGGGCCATCCTGGATGCCGACACCTGGCTGTTGTGGAACACCCATGCCGAGGTTCGGCGCGGCGGGGATACGCTGTACATCGTCGGCGTAGACGATGTCTGGGAGCATGAGGACGATCTGGACGAGGCGCTGGCGGAAGTCCCGCCTGAGGCAGTCGCCACCGTCCTGCTGGCCCACGAGCCAGACTTCGCCGATGAAGCGGCGGCAACCGGACGGATCGGGCTGCAGCTTTCCGGCCACAGTCATGGCGGGCAGGTGCGCCTGCCGGGGATTGGCGCGCCGGTGCTGCCCCGGCTGGGTCGCCGCTACGACATGGGCCTCTACACTCTGGCGGGCATGCGCCTCTACGTGAACCGAGGCATCGGCATGACCGCGCCTTACGTGCGCTTCAATTGCCCACCGGAGATCACGCTGATCACCCTGACCGCCACCACCAACCTTCAGAGCTAG
- a CDS encoding TIGR00341 family protein — MSETQRVKPGEDATPPELPAIAERILVPVANPATAENLLRLALSLLETDGRVIAAFVMPHSVEPHPQPLQELQAIVETLQAEGAPVTLVTDAATSIPRGILDMAQEQNADLILVGVRGQQHGQVVLGPVAEAVARTAPCNVLIYRGTRPLHQGKGYRQVVVPADGSRHSRLAARIGLRFARRIGVPLTMVYVQTEARMRRWQALGLIEASLEDLPELEHGVEIRRQVIRAADVVSGIVERSSPDTLVLLGFSEQSSLDNWLFGDIPQRMLARAPGPLILVKQIVGERVTQKVGHRLANLMPTLTPAEELEVRQAALDMARPTVDFVVLVVLSCLIASLGLVQNSPAVIIGAMLVAPLMSPLMGFAVGMVEGDTQLMRRAALTMLRGVLLALLLAIVVGLLTPLKKPTAEMLARGEPSLPDLGVALFAGMAGAYAMARKDIPSALAGVAIAAALMPPLCTVGIALAFARPALASGAFFLFITNIAAISLGGAAVFLWLGLRLRRSADDAASYRRRFVAAAIVLLLLAVPLGDSLRQSALAASHLESAWTVLRDQLSGARVMDVQWVDGSHTAIVATVQGPEPPTPDQVAKLQALLAEQIGREVALEVIAWQQVRPAGP; from the coding sequence ATGTCGGAAACACAGCGCGTGAAACCTGGGGAGGACGCGACTCCGCCGGAATTGCCTGCCATCGCTGAGCGTATCCTGGTACCGGTGGCCAACCCGGCCACCGCGGAGAACCTGTTGCGGCTGGCACTCTCGCTGCTAGAAACGGATGGCCGGGTGATCGCCGCTTTTGTGATGCCACACAGCGTCGAGCCGCATCCCCAGCCGCTGCAGGAGCTACAGGCCATCGTTGAAACCCTGCAGGCAGAGGGCGCGCCGGTGACTCTGGTGACAGACGCCGCCACCAGCATCCCCCGCGGCATTCTGGATATGGCCCAGGAACAGAATGCCGACCTGATCCTCGTTGGCGTGCGTGGTCAGCAGCACGGGCAGGTGGTGCTTGGCCCCGTGGCGGAAGCGGTGGCCCGCACGGCTCCCTGCAATGTCCTGATCTATCGCGGCACCCGGCCACTGCATCAGGGCAAAGGGTACCGCCAGGTGGTGGTGCCCGCGGATGGCAGCCGCCACTCACGGCTGGCGGCGCGTATCGGCCTGCGCTTTGCCCGCCGGATCGGCGTTCCCCTGACAATGGTGTACGTGCAAACCGAGGCGCGGATGCGTCGCTGGCAGGCCCTGGGCCTGATCGAAGCCAGCCTGGAAGACCTGCCGGAATTGGAGCACGGTGTGGAAATCCGCCGGCAGGTTATTCGTGCTGCAGATGTCGTCAGCGGCATTGTCGAGCGCTCCTCACCGGACACGCTGGTCCTGCTGGGTTTTTCGGAACAAAGCTCCCTGGATAACTGGCTGTTTGGCGACATCCCGCAGCGGATGCTGGCCCGTGCTCCGGGGCCGCTGATCCTGGTCAAGCAGATCGTCGGTGAACGGGTAACGCAGAAGGTCGGCCACCGCCTGGCCAACCTGATGCCCACCCTGACACCCGCCGAAGAATTAGAGGTGCGGCAGGCAGCGCTGGATATGGCCCGGCCTACAGTTGACTTCGTAGTGCTGGTGGTGCTTTCCTGCCTGATCGCCAGCTTGGGGCTGGTACAGAACAGCCCGGCGGTGATCATCGGGGCCATGCTGGTTGCCCCGCTGATGTCACCGCTGATGGGCTTCGCGGTGGGCATGGTAGAGGGAGATACCCAGCTGATGCGCCGGGCGGCGCTAACAATGTTGCGTGGCGTATTGCTGGCGCTGTTGCTGGCGATAGTCGTGGGCCTGTTGACCCCGCTCAAGAAGCCGACCGCCGAGATGCTGGCTCGCGGGGAACCATCGCTGCCCGATCTGGGGGTGGCGCTCTTCGCCGGGATGGCCGGGGCGTACGCTATGGCCCGCAAGGACATCCCCTCCGCGCTGGCTGGCGTGGCGATCGCAGCGGCGTTGATGCCGCCATTGTGTACCGTCGGTATTGCCCTGGCGTTTGCCCGCCCGGCGCTGGCTTCTGGAGCTTTCTTCCTGTTTATCACCAATATTGCGGCGATCAGTCTGGGTGGTGCGGCGGTCTTCCTGTGGCTGGGGCTACGCCTGCGGCGTAGCGCCGACGATGCAGCCAGCTATCGGCGGCGGTTCGTGGCAGCGGCAATCGTGCTCCTGCTGCTGGCCGTGCCACTGGGGGATTCACTGCGGCAATCGGCGCTGGCAGCCAGCCATCTGGAATCCGCCTGGACAGTGTTGCGCGACCAGCTAAGCGGGGCCAGAGTCATGGATGTGCAATGGGTCGATGGCTCGCATACGGCCATTGTTGCTACGGTGCAAGGCCCGGAACCGCCGACGCCGGATCAGGTGGCCAAACTGCAGGCGTTGCTGGCCGAGCAGATCGGGCGGGAGGTAGCCCTGGAGGTGATCGCCTGGCAGCAGGTGCGGCCTGCCGGGCCTTGA
- a CDS encoding ATP/GTP-binding protein produces the protein MQTVKMVITGPFSSGKTEFIRSISEIEVVSTERDLRNPAEQEIKEQTTVAMDFGRITVDDDLVLYLFGTPGQRRFDFMWEILAEGMLGFVVMVDSSKPETFREAKSILETFRAYAPTPYVVAANKQDHEDAWSPEDLRIALRIDDNVKLLPCVALDKESVKNVLLELLYSILEEMET, from the coding sequence ATGCAAACAGTCAAGATGGTCATCACCGGCCCCTTTAGTTCGGGCAAAACGGAATTCATCCGCTCCATCTCGGAAATCGAAGTCGTCTCCACCGAACGCGACCTGCGTAATCCTGCGGAGCAGGAGATCAAGGAGCAAACCACGGTGGCGATGGACTTCGGGCGCATCACGGTCGATGACGACCTGGTGCTGTACCTGTTTGGCACGCCCGGCCAGCGCCGCTTTGACTTTATGTGGGAGATTCTGGCCGAGGGGATGCTGGGCTTTGTGGTGATGGTCGATAGCTCCAAGCCGGAGACGTTCCGCGAGGCCAAGAGCATCCTGGAGACCTTCCGCGCATACGCCCCCACGCCGTATGTTGTGGCCGCCAACAAGCAGGATCACGAAGATGCCTGGTCGCCGGAAGATCTGCGGATTGCCCTGCGCATCGACGACAACGTCAAGCTGCTGCCGTGCGTGGCGCTGGACAAGGAAAGCGTCAAGAACGTTCTGCTGGAGCTGCTGTATTCCATCCTGGAAGAGATGGAAACCTGA